The segment GGCCAATATAGCGTTGTCTTCCATATACACAGCGCAGATTCATGAAAGAGACTATAAGTTCATTGGAAACCATGTCTCTTGCCATAATTCTTGTTTCTTTAATCATAAAGCCATCCATTAAGCGCTCTTTTCCTTTTCCATTTCTCATCGTGACCTCGTACTTTCTTTCTCCTTTTACTCTACatcccaccacctctccacacacctcTTTAATTGCACGTAGTAACTCCATCGTCGTGACCCTATCTTCTCCCATCAACTCCACTGCCACCGTAAATTCTTTACCATATttcatctctccttcatctccattTTTCTTCCGTTGAGCATTTTCTTTGTCCTTATCCATTCCATTAGCCCATTGCCATGTTGTCTGTCATAGTAAAGAAAATTAACACCAAAAAACTCTTCCCCAAGCAGCAAAACTGCAAAGGGGGAAAAAACGAACCAAACTTAAACTTGTTCAAATGCAAAAATCTAAATTATACTCCAAAAAACGATGAAAATAACCAAAAAAGCTCTCAAGCAAACAAACACTCACTCACGACTTGATTACCAACACCTGTCAAactttccaaacaggaagtgctcactcaggccggtgtggtcgtaagcgagaaaatatctcttggtgcactatataaagtcaaagtgagtctgattaacagctgttgcattttcaccatttagataagcatctttgtgtcactcaaaaagtggaagaaattgcatatactgtagccataatttgtagcacagattgttggatgaaatacaaactaaacttgcttacttatttcaaagcgagggcacatatttcagccttgtgggaaaaagcggacaaagagttgaaatgccacaaggcagtgacaaaaagcttacagcacctggtattcccaggcagtctcccatccaagtactaaccaggcccgaccctgcttagcttccgagatcagacgagatcaggcatgcacgagcaaaactcatgtgaccacttgccgcAATGTTATCTTtttggctcatttttcaaaataaaagcctgaaactatgtctgaagactatTGACAccctgaggaagcgataggaaaaggaatctgcttgatatccctttaaatggagcaaagggaggctatggaacatggagttttcaaaatagaagccacttcctgttttgattttcctcagggtttcgcctgcaatatcagttctgtatactcacagacaattaccccactcttccaccaaggcacctgcaagtactcagacatttctgtggggaatggcccttgCTCTCACCCTCCAatacaacaggtcccagatgtgctcaatgggaatgAGATGCGGGCTCTtcactgaccatggcagaacactgatatccctgtcttgcaggaaatcatgcacagaatgagcagtatggcaggtgtcattgtcatgctggagggtcatgtcaggatgagcctgcaggcagggtaccacatgagggaggaggatgtcttccctgtaatacacagcgttgagactgcctgcaatgacaacaagcttagtccgatgatgctgtgacacactgcgccagaccatgacggaccctccacctccaaatcgatctcgctccagagtacaggcctcggtgtaatgctcattccttcaacgataaatgtaaatccgaccatcacccctggtgagacaacaccgcgactcgtcagtgaagagcactttttggcagtcctgtctggtccagcaacggtgggtttgtgcccataggtgacgctgttgccggtgatgtctattgaggacctgccttacaaccggcctacaagccctcagttcagcctctcagcttattgcggaaagtctgagcactgatgtagggattgtgcgtgggaaacatgggaaacagtgtttaaaccctttacaatgaagatctgtgaagttacttggatttttacaaattatctttgaaagacagggtcctaaaaaaggggcgtttatttttttgctgagtttatatatatagtaCAAATAGTATTTACAAATTCACCACATTTATGATTTTATATGGGAATCAAAAAGCTTTCATGAATGTTCACCATGTGCTGATgtgctcagcactgtcaacagaccccattatgacatcacaatgtaaCGGAAGCCTTGCCATGATATCATTGCTGGTTCCATCTGACAAGCAACATTTCATTTCCACTCATTTCAATGATAGATCTCTCACAGAGATAGGTTAACCTTTCTGAACTACCGATTAAAAAGGAAAGAGGTTAAGTTCTTATTTTGAGAGTGTTAATATTTATCATCAATGGCTTATCGAGGGAGAAAATCAAGTTTTGTAAGGCTCATCAGTTTTTCAaacgtttttccaaaaatatcactgtttattttgtggtttcatagacatacagtatgcCTACATCAGTAAAATCTTtagcttacattttttttatgacaCACTGTAGAAACTATTTTGCCTACTTCACTTCTGCTATACATTTCATACTGTACCATTGTGATCCAGGGCTATCAGGAGAGCTACCCAATCCCAGAGGGCCATCGTGGCTTCATCAGTGATGCCAGACTTCTGCAGatgcagagagctgagagagaggccaTGGAAGCAAAGCAAAGAAAGATAAGTGCTATCCATGAGAATTATGTCCGGACTGCTCTCATCGGGGTTGGCAGCACCTTCGCGCACCACTTCGTCCCCTCTATTCAGTGCATTCCGCGGCCGAAAGCTCCACCAAGGCCTTTGCCACGAAGGCTTGAACACATAGCTCTGGCCCCACTGAAGAACGTGGTGGGGGTGGACGGAGCCCAAGTTCGACCCGGATCTAAACTCTCTGGAGTCCATCCAGGTAAATAAATCATTCAGCAGCATTAGCGTGTGGCCTGTTCCCGTCCCTCCAACTGGAGCTCCCTCCAAGAGGGGCAAGAAGAAGAAGGGCAGGCGGGAGTCGAAGCCCTGAAAGCCCAGTCGGACCAGGGCTGTGCTGACAACAACGGACCCATTGACCTGATGAAGGAGGTGAGGGACATCGAGGCTCACCTGAAGGAGGAGGCCTGGGAGGTAGGATGGACTTCGAATTTATTGTAAATGTGAAAGTTTGCAGTTCAGAATTATACTTGGACCGATAAATTGCCAAAACAGATAGTTGTTCCAtgtcttaaaatcaaatcaaaatgtatttgtcacatgtgccgaacacaACAAGTGTGGCCCTTACCgtgaaaccaacagtgcagttcaagaagagttaagaaaatatttcccaAATAAACTTAAGTAAAAATTTATAATAATTAAAGTAAcacaatgacataacaataacgaggctaaatacagggggtatcggtaccaagtcagtgtgcgggggtacaggttagaaagGATACTCTCTTTGACAGCATGATAGAATAGATCCTAGAAtacaggatctctctgtattagtTTATGTATATACTAGTTCTATATGTATTTCTATGATGGGAGCATTCTTTTCTGGTCTATACCAAAGGTGGTACATGAGGTGAAGGCCGTGGGCAGGAGAAGTTTGGGCTCGGCCATGTCCACAGGGGAAATAGCCACCAGCTCTCTGGGAAGCCTGAGCTCAGTGGATATGAACACCCCTACTGAGCTCCGTGACTACTTGTATGTTGGGACCCCGGGCAAAGTTGCGTGACAGCCCACCCAGGCCTGCCCCCCTCCTATCAAGCCCAGGAGCAAACTGCCTCGGCCTATAAGGTTCCTTAGCTTGCCAAAGGCTGCCACCGGCTCAGGTCAGTCCCTCTCATGTACTCACACGAATGTAAATTAGACAGGGAGATGAAGCTAGGTAGATTGATAGAAAAACAGTAGGAAGGGAAGAGACACAAATGGCTTTAGCCCAGGGCCACACTTGATTTGCCTGTTTCACAGTGAGATAACCTTTACTCAAGGCTAATTGGACCCTTCTTCTGAACAGGGAGAGCACCAAAAATATATGTGCTAAATTTAAAATGATATCATAATGAACTAGTGTTAAAAGCTACAAACAGATATGGAAATgagtaaatacataaataaatacatacagttcaTAGAGAGATAGATGTCTGCTGTTAACCCATAGACAAGATGGCAGCCAGTGAGCCAAAGGGTCAAATTAAGAACCAGGCCAGATTGCAGGCCCTGTCCAACCCAGAGCAGGCCCTGACTAAGACCTTCAAGCTGCTCCACTCTGCCTCTGATGACTGGTGAGCATTCACTGTAGACCAGACCAATGGAGCTAGGCTAAAGGAAGCACAGTGTAGTGTCCTTGGAAATGTAGATTTGAGCTACAGAGCGTAGAAACTTCTGAATTTAAGAGACCAGAGTCCTAATTGATGAACATCATTATAATGTTTTTGGAAAATGTTGTGGAAAATGCTTACGTTTCTTTCACTGAATTGCAGGGAGAAGAAGATCGAGGGCTTGACCTCTCTCCGTGTGATGGCTCAGAACCACATGGACATACTGATGCCTAAACTCCATGATATCTGCCTTGCCATTATAAATGAGGTAGCTGTATTCATTCACTGCCCTATTCATTCATCTGCACAAATCTGCTACATTTGGAGAACAAGTCAAATTGTGTCATGTTTCTGATGTTCGTGGGTTGTTCTGCTCAACATTAATAGCTGGgcctgtgtgtgttattatgatTCAGGTGAAGAACCTGCGCTCTGCAGTGTCCTGTGCTGCCATGGCCACACTGGGGGACATGTACGTCCACCTCCAGAGGGCCATGGACAGTGAGGTGGAGGGGACGGCACGCGTGCTGCTGCACAAAGCCAGCGAGGCCAACGCCTTCATCCGGCAGGGCGCCAACTTTGCCCTGGGTCACATGGTGCAGAGCTGCACCCCTACCCGTGTGATGAATGCCTTGGTGGTCGGTGggctgaggtaaagagggagaggggtcaaTTAACACTCACTAAGGGGTAGATCCGGACTTCCACAAATTGTCCCATTATCCAAacctatataaaatatatttttgatttgtttaacacttttttcttactacaggattccaattgtgccatttcatagttttgatgtcttcactattattctaaactgtaaaaaattgtaaaaataaagaaaaacccttaatcgagtaggtgtgtccagacttttgactggtactgtatatattgtgatAATGCAAATATGGTACAATCCAGGGGTGCAAAGCTTttggtgttacggttttctaagtgtggtgaaggagagtcggaccaaactgcagcgtgtcgattgcgatccatgtttatttaaacaaacgtaaacacgactaaacacgaacactacaaaaacaataaacgaaacgaaaaccgaaaacagcctatacttgtgtcaactaacatcaaacaaggacatcaagacactcag is part of the Oncorhynchus kisutch isolate 150728-3 unplaced genomic scaffold, Okis_V2 scaffold3049, whole genome shotgun sequence genome and harbors:
- the LOC116371243 gene encoding TOG array regulator of axonemal microtubules protein 1-like, yielding MAASEPKGQIKNQARLQALSNPEQALTKTFKLLHSASDDWEKKIEGLTSLRVMAQNHMDILMPKLHDICLAIINEVKNLRSAVSCAAMATLGDMYVHLQRAMDSEVEGTARVLLHKASEANAFIRQGANFALGHMVQSCTPTRVMNALVVGGLR